Proteins co-encoded in one Mycobacterium mantenii genomic window:
- a CDS encoding DUF732 domain-containing protein yields the protein MAMALLVMAGLGPGRAHADPGPGYCGARQDALDCVPYDGPAPPPPTPAEASFLRAGRSYAPSADDATLLRIGRGTCNMLRGGSSTNYVVHDIARHLAMSNQGADQVMDAAMGNICPDVHIGANGADDSRPH from the coding sequence ATGGCTATGGCACTTCTGGTGATGGCCGGATTGGGACCGGGCCGGGCGCATGCTGACCCCGGCCCCGGTTACTGCGGCGCCCGCCAAGATGCTCTCGACTGCGTGCCCTACGACGGTCCGGCGCCGCCGCCACCCACCCCGGCTGAAGCCTCGTTCCTGCGCGCCGGGCGTTCTTACGCTCCCAGTGCCGATGATGCGACGCTGCTAAGGATCGGCCGGGGCACATGCAACATGCTTCGCGGCGGCTCCTCGACCAACTACGTCGTTCACGACATTGCCCGCCACTTGGCCATGAGCAACCAAGGGGCCGACCAAGTAATGGACGCGGCGATGGGCAATATCTGCCCCGACGTACATATCGGCG